In Manis pentadactyla isolate mManPen7 chromosome 11, mManPen7.hap1, whole genome shotgun sequence, one DNA window encodes the following:
- the EFS gene encoding embryonal Fyn-associated substrate isoform X4 codes for MALATSAQLARALYDNTAESPQELSFRRGDILRILQREGAGGLDGWCLCSLHGQQGIVPANRVKLLPPGPAPNPSLSQVPPAQPGSSYPVPEYSSEDQEVYVVPPRARPCPALGPTAGPCPPSPDAIYKVPRGSGTQLPAPGDALEVYDVPSTALRVPSSDPYDSPASLSRPLDRVTSQPAGEEEAPYNVPLAPRSPSDLEPDLEWEEGREAGPPLYAAPSNLKRASALLNLYEAPEELLADEEGGGTDEGIYDVPLLGPEAPPSPDPPGALACSDLDTLALLLARSPPAPHRPRLPSAESLSRRPLPALPVPEGPSLSPAPSPAPGRKGSIQDRPLPPPPPCLPGYRGPKVEGDTEGGEVEDDPAGHHNEYEGIPVAEEYDYVHLKGMDRAQGSRPLDKAFPGNPEQPEKGPQEQQEALSPGELPAVSAGDLQLLHFYAGQCQSHYSALQASC; via the exons GCCCAGCTGGCCCGGGCACTCTACGACAACACGGCTGAGTCCCCCCAGGAGCTGTCCTTCCGCCGAGGGGACATTCTACGGATACTGCAGAGGGAGGGCGCTGGTGGGCTGGATGGCTGGTGCCTCTGCTCCCTGCATGGCCAGCAGGGCATTGTGCCCGCCAACAGAGTgaagctccttcctcctggcccagCACCCAATCCCAGCCTCTCCCAGgtgcccccagcccagcctggctcATCATATCCAGTCCCAGAGTACAGCAGTGAGGATCAGGAG GTGTACGTGGTGCCGCCCCGAGCTCGGCCGTGTCCTGCCTTAGGACCAACAGCTGgaccctgcccaccctccccagacGCCATCTACAAGGTTCCCAGAGGCAGTGGGACTCAGCTGCCTGCCCCTGGAGATGCCTTGGAG GTCTATGACGTGCCCTCCACTGCCCTCCGAGTTCCCTCCAGTGATCCTTATGACTCCCCTGCCTCCCTTTCCCGCCCTCTGGACCGGGTTACCTCACAGCCCGCTGGAGAGGAGGAAGCTCCCTATAACGTGCCTCTGGCCCCACGATCACCATCAGACCTGGAGCCAGATCTGGAGTGGGAAGAGGGCCGGGAAGCAGGGCCGCCCCTTTACGCTGCCCCCTCCAACCTGAAACGGGCGTCAGCCCTGCTCAATCTGTATGAAGCACCTGAGGAGCTGCTAGCAGATGAGGAAGGTGGGGGCACTGACGAGGGCATCTATGATGTGCCCCTGCTGGGGCCAGAAGCACCCCCTTCTCCAGACCCCCCAGGAGCTTTGGCCTGCAGTGACCTGGACACCTTGGCCTTGCTTCTGGCCAGaagccccccagccccacacaggCCCCGGTTGCCCTCAGCCGAGAGCCTATCCCGAcgccctctgcctgccctacCTGTCCCCGAGGGCCCCAGCCTTTCCCCAGCTCCCTCTCCTGCTCCAGGCCGGAAAGGCAGCATCCAGGATcggcctctgcccccacccccgccctgtCTGCCTGGCTACAGAGGCCCCAAGGTGGAGGGGGATACAgagggtggggaggtggaggaTGATCCAGCTGGACACCACAATGAGTATGAGGGCATTCCCGTGGCCGAGGAGTATGACTACGTCCACCTGAAG GGCATGGACAGAGCTCAGGGATCTAGGCCACTGGATAAGGCCTTCCCAGGGAACCCTGAACAGCCGGAGAAAGGGCCGCAGGAGCAGCAG GAGGCCCTGTCCCCAGGGGAGCTGCCCGCTGTGTCTGCTGGAGATCTGCAGCTCCTGCACTTCTACGCAGGGCAGTGTCAGAGCCACTACTCAGCCCTGCAG GCTTCCTGCTGA
- the EFS gene encoding embryonal Fyn-associated substrate isoform X3, translating to MALATSAQLARALYDNTAESPQELSFRRGDILRILQREGAGGLDGWCLCSLHGQQGIVPANRVKLLPPGPAPNPSLSQVPPAQPGSSYPVPEYSSEDQEVYVVPPRARPCPALGPTAGPCPPSPDAIYKVPRGSGTQLPAPGDALEVYDVPSTALRVPSSDPYDSPASLSRPLDRVTSQPAGEEEAPYNVPLAPRSPSDLEPDLEWEEGREAGPPLYAAPSNLKRASALLNLYEAPEELLADEEGGGTDEGIYDVPLLGPEAPPSPDPPGALACSDLDTLALLLARSPPAPHRPRLPSAESLSRRPLPALPVPEGPSLSPAPSPAPGRKGSIQDRPLPPPPPCLPGYRGPKVEGDTEGGEVEDDPAGHHNEYEGIPVAEEYDYVHLKGMDRAQGSRPLDKAFPGNPEQPEKGPQEQQEALSPGELPAVSAGDLQLLHFYAGQCQSHYSALQGQVPGPLGQEGTGLSSLNLGWRFFVAAPPATSGSLAPEN from the exons GCCCAGCTGGCCCGGGCACTCTACGACAACACGGCTGAGTCCCCCCAGGAGCTGTCCTTCCGCCGAGGGGACATTCTACGGATACTGCAGAGGGAGGGCGCTGGTGGGCTGGATGGCTGGTGCCTCTGCTCCCTGCATGGCCAGCAGGGCATTGTGCCCGCCAACAGAGTgaagctccttcctcctggcccagCACCCAATCCCAGCCTCTCCCAGgtgcccccagcccagcctggctcATCATATCCAGTCCCAGAGTACAGCAGTGAGGATCAGGAG GTGTACGTGGTGCCGCCCCGAGCTCGGCCGTGTCCTGCCTTAGGACCAACAGCTGgaccctgcccaccctccccagacGCCATCTACAAGGTTCCCAGAGGCAGTGGGACTCAGCTGCCTGCCCCTGGAGATGCCTTGGAG GTCTATGACGTGCCCTCCACTGCCCTCCGAGTTCCCTCCAGTGATCCTTATGACTCCCCTGCCTCCCTTTCCCGCCCTCTGGACCGGGTTACCTCACAGCCCGCTGGAGAGGAGGAAGCTCCCTATAACGTGCCTCTGGCCCCACGATCACCATCAGACCTGGAGCCAGATCTGGAGTGGGAAGAGGGCCGGGAAGCAGGGCCGCCCCTTTACGCTGCCCCCTCCAACCTGAAACGGGCGTCAGCCCTGCTCAATCTGTATGAAGCACCTGAGGAGCTGCTAGCAGATGAGGAAGGTGGGGGCACTGACGAGGGCATCTATGATGTGCCCCTGCTGGGGCCAGAAGCACCCCCTTCTCCAGACCCCCCAGGAGCTTTGGCCTGCAGTGACCTGGACACCTTGGCCTTGCTTCTGGCCAGaagccccccagccccacacaggCCCCGGTTGCCCTCAGCCGAGAGCCTATCCCGAcgccctctgcctgccctacCTGTCCCCGAGGGCCCCAGCCTTTCCCCAGCTCCCTCTCCTGCTCCAGGCCGGAAAGGCAGCATCCAGGATcggcctctgcccccacccccgccctgtCTGCCTGGCTACAGAGGCCCCAAGGTGGAGGGGGATACAgagggtggggaggtggaggaTGATCCAGCTGGACACCACAATGAGTATGAGGGCATTCCCGTGGCCGAGGAGTATGACTACGTCCACCTGAAG GGCATGGACAGAGCTCAGGGATCTAGGCCACTGGATAAGGCCTTCCCAGGGAACCCTGAACAGCCGGAGAAAGGGCCGCAGGAGCAGCAG GAGGCCCTGTCCCCAGGGGAGCTGCCCGCTGTGTCTGCTGGAGATCTGCAGCTCCTGCACTTCTACGCAGGGCAGTGTCAGAGCCACTACTCAGCCCTGCAG GGGCAGGTGCCAGGCCCTCTGGGGCAGGAAGGAACTGGACTCTCCTCCCTCAACCTGGGCTGGAGGTTCTTCGTTGCTGCACCACCAGCCACCTCTGGAAGCTTGGCCCCAGAGAATTAG
- the EFS gene encoding embryonal Fyn-associated substrate isoform X1, with protein sequence MALATSAQLARALYDNTAESPQELSFRRGDILRILQREGAGGLDGWCLCSLHGQQGIVPANRVKLLPPGPAPNPSLSQVPPAQPGSSYPVPEYSSEDQEVYVVPPRARPCPALGPTAGPCPPSPDAIYKVPRGSGTQLPAPGDALEVYDVPSTALRVPSSDPYDSPASLSRPLDRVTSQPAGEEEAPYNVPLAPRSPSDLEPDLEWEEGREAGPPLYAAPSNLKRASALLNLYEAPEELLADEEGGGTDEGIYDVPLLGPEAPPSPDPPGALACSDLDTLALLLARSPPAPHRPRLPSAESLSRRPLPALPVPEGPSLSPAPSPAPGRKGSIQDRPLPPPPPCLPGYRGPKVEGDTEGGEVEDDPAGHHNEYEGIPVAEEYDYVHLKGMDRAQGSRPLDKAFPGNPEQPEKGPQEQQEALSPGELPAVSAGDLQLLHFYAGQCQSHYSALQVAVAALLSSTKANQPPHLFVPHSKRVVVAAHRLVFVGDTLGRLAASAPLRAQVGAAGTALGQALRATVLAVKGAALGYPSSPAAQEMVQCVAQLAGQALQFTTLLTSLAP encoded by the exons GCCCAGCTGGCCCGGGCACTCTACGACAACACGGCTGAGTCCCCCCAGGAGCTGTCCTTCCGCCGAGGGGACATTCTACGGATACTGCAGAGGGAGGGCGCTGGTGGGCTGGATGGCTGGTGCCTCTGCTCCCTGCATGGCCAGCAGGGCATTGTGCCCGCCAACAGAGTgaagctccttcctcctggcccagCACCCAATCCCAGCCTCTCCCAGgtgcccccagcccagcctggctcATCATATCCAGTCCCAGAGTACAGCAGTGAGGATCAGGAG GTGTACGTGGTGCCGCCCCGAGCTCGGCCGTGTCCTGCCTTAGGACCAACAGCTGgaccctgcccaccctccccagacGCCATCTACAAGGTTCCCAGAGGCAGTGGGACTCAGCTGCCTGCCCCTGGAGATGCCTTGGAG GTCTATGACGTGCCCTCCACTGCCCTCCGAGTTCCCTCCAGTGATCCTTATGACTCCCCTGCCTCCCTTTCCCGCCCTCTGGACCGGGTTACCTCACAGCCCGCTGGAGAGGAGGAAGCTCCCTATAACGTGCCTCTGGCCCCACGATCACCATCAGACCTGGAGCCAGATCTGGAGTGGGAAGAGGGCCGGGAAGCAGGGCCGCCCCTTTACGCTGCCCCCTCCAACCTGAAACGGGCGTCAGCCCTGCTCAATCTGTATGAAGCACCTGAGGAGCTGCTAGCAGATGAGGAAGGTGGGGGCACTGACGAGGGCATCTATGATGTGCCCCTGCTGGGGCCAGAAGCACCCCCTTCTCCAGACCCCCCAGGAGCTTTGGCCTGCAGTGACCTGGACACCTTGGCCTTGCTTCTGGCCAGaagccccccagccccacacaggCCCCGGTTGCCCTCAGCCGAGAGCCTATCCCGAcgccctctgcctgccctacCTGTCCCCGAGGGCCCCAGCCTTTCCCCAGCTCCCTCTCCTGCTCCAGGCCGGAAAGGCAGCATCCAGGATcggcctctgcccccacccccgccctgtCTGCCTGGCTACAGAGGCCCCAAGGTGGAGGGGGATACAgagggtggggaggtggaggaTGATCCAGCTGGACACCACAATGAGTATGAGGGCATTCCCGTGGCCGAGGAGTATGACTACGTCCACCTGAAG GGCATGGACAGAGCTCAGGGATCTAGGCCACTGGATAAGGCCTTCCCAGGGAACCCTGAACAGCCGGAGAAAGGGCCGCAGGAGCAGCAG GAGGCCCTGTCCCCAGGGGAGCTGCCCGCTGTGTCTGCTGGAGATCTGCAGCTCCTGCACTTCTACGCAGGGCAGTGTCAGAGCCACTACTCAGCCCTGCAGGTAGCTGTGGCAGCCCTGCTGTCCAGCACCAAGGCCAACCAGCCCCCACACCTCTTTGTGCCCCACAGCAAGCGGGTAGTGGTGGCTGCTCACCGCCTGGTGTTTGTTGGGGACACCCTGGGCCGGCTGGCAGCCTCTGCCCCTCTTCGAGCACAGGTCGGGGCTGCCGGCACAGCACTGGGCCAGGCACTGCGGGCCACTGTGCTGGCGGTCAAGGGGGCTGCGCTGGGCTACCCAtccagccctgcagcccaggagaTGGTGCAGTGTGTGGCACAGCTGGCAGGGCAGGCCCTGCAGTTCACCACCCTGCTCACCAGCCTGGCCCCCTGA
- the EFS gene encoding embryonal Fyn-associated substrate isoform X2 has product MAQLARALYDNTAESPQELSFRRGDILRILQREGAGGLDGWCLCSLHGQQGIVPANRVKLLPPGPAPNPSLSQVPPAQPGSSYPVPEYSSEDQEVYVVPPRARPCPALGPTAGPCPPSPDAIYKVPRGSGTQLPAPGDALEVYDVPSTALRVPSSDPYDSPASLSRPLDRVTSQPAGEEEAPYNVPLAPRSPSDLEPDLEWEEGREAGPPLYAAPSNLKRASALLNLYEAPEELLADEEGGGTDEGIYDVPLLGPEAPPSPDPPGALACSDLDTLALLLARSPPAPHRPRLPSAESLSRRPLPALPVPEGPSLSPAPSPAPGRKGSIQDRPLPPPPPCLPGYRGPKVEGDTEGGEVEDDPAGHHNEYEGIPVAEEYDYVHLKGMDRAQGSRPLDKAFPGNPEQPEKGPQEQQEALSPGELPAVSAGDLQLLHFYAGQCQSHYSALQVAVAALLSSTKANQPPHLFVPHSKRVVVAAHRLVFVGDTLGRLAASAPLRAQVGAAGTALGQALRATVLAVKGAALGYPSSPAAQEMVQCVAQLAGQALQFTTLLTSLAP; this is encoded by the exons GCCCAGCTGGCCCGGGCACTCTACGACAACACGGCTGAGTCCCCCCAGGAGCTGTCCTTCCGCCGAGGGGACATTCTACGGATACTGCAGAGGGAGGGCGCTGGTGGGCTGGATGGCTGGTGCCTCTGCTCCCTGCATGGCCAGCAGGGCATTGTGCCCGCCAACAGAGTgaagctccttcctcctggcccagCACCCAATCCCAGCCTCTCCCAGgtgcccccagcccagcctggctcATCATATCCAGTCCCAGAGTACAGCAGTGAGGATCAGGAG GTGTACGTGGTGCCGCCCCGAGCTCGGCCGTGTCCTGCCTTAGGACCAACAGCTGgaccctgcccaccctccccagacGCCATCTACAAGGTTCCCAGAGGCAGTGGGACTCAGCTGCCTGCCCCTGGAGATGCCTTGGAG GTCTATGACGTGCCCTCCACTGCCCTCCGAGTTCCCTCCAGTGATCCTTATGACTCCCCTGCCTCCCTTTCCCGCCCTCTGGACCGGGTTACCTCACAGCCCGCTGGAGAGGAGGAAGCTCCCTATAACGTGCCTCTGGCCCCACGATCACCATCAGACCTGGAGCCAGATCTGGAGTGGGAAGAGGGCCGGGAAGCAGGGCCGCCCCTTTACGCTGCCCCCTCCAACCTGAAACGGGCGTCAGCCCTGCTCAATCTGTATGAAGCACCTGAGGAGCTGCTAGCAGATGAGGAAGGTGGGGGCACTGACGAGGGCATCTATGATGTGCCCCTGCTGGGGCCAGAAGCACCCCCTTCTCCAGACCCCCCAGGAGCTTTGGCCTGCAGTGACCTGGACACCTTGGCCTTGCTTCTGGCCAGaagccccccagccccacacaggCCCCGGTTGCCCTCAGCCGAGAGCCTATCCCGAcgccctctgcctgccctacCTGTCCCCGAGGGCCCCAGCCTTTCCCCAGCTCCCTCTCCTGCTCCAGGCCGGAAAGGCAGCATCCAGGATcggcctctgcccccacccccgccctgtCTGCCTGGCTACAGAGGCCCCAAGGTGGAGGGGGATACAgagggtggggaggtggaggaTGATCCAGCTGGACACCACAATGAGTATGAGGGCATTCCCGTGGCCGAGGAGTATGACTACGTCCACCTGAAG GGCATGGACAGAGCTCAGGGATCTAGGCCACTGGATAAGGCCTTCCCAGGGAACCCTGAACAGCCGGAGAAAGGGCCGCAGGAGCAGCAG GAGGCCCTGTCCCCAGGGGAGCTGCCCGCTGTGTCTGCTGGAGATCTGCAGCTCCTGCACTTCTACGCAGGGCAGTGTCAGAGCCACTACTCAGCCCTGCAGGTAGCTGTGGCAGCCCTGCTGTCCAGCACCAAGGCCAACCAGCCCCCACACCTCTTTGTGCCCCACAGCAAGCGGGTAGTGGTGGCTGCTCACCGCCTGGTGTTTGTTGGGGACACCCTGGGCCGGCTGGCAGCCTCTGCCCCTCTTCGAGCACAGGTCGGGGCTGCCGGCACAGCACTGGGCCAGGCACTGCGGGCCACTGTGCTGGCGGTCAAGGGGGCTGCGCTGGGCTACCCAtccagccctgcagcccaggagaTGGTGCAGTGTGTGGCACAGCTGGCAGGGCAGGCCCTGCAGTTCACCACCCTGCTCACCAGCCTGGCCCCCTGA
- the SLC22A17 gene encoding solute carrier family 22 member 17: protein MGSSLSLAVPPGPLSFEALLAQVGALGGGQQLQLGLCCLPVLFVALGMASDPIFTLAPPLHCHYGGFAPNASGWEQPPNASGVSVASAALAASAASRIATSTDPSCSGFAPPDFNHCLKDWDYNGLPVLTTNAIGQWDLVCDLGWQVILEQILFILGFASGYLFLGYPADRFGRRGIVLLTLGLVGPCGVGGAAAGSSTGVMALRFLLGFLLAGVDLGVYLMRLELCDPTQRLRVALAGELVGVGGHFLFLGLALVSKDWRFLQRMITAPCILFLFYGWPGLFLESARWLIVKRQIEEAQSVLRILAERNRPHGQMLGEEAQEALQDLENNCPLPATSSFSFTSLLNYRNIWKNLLILGFTNFIAHAIRHCYQPVGGGGSPSDFYLCSLLASGTAALACIFLGVTVDRFGRRGILLLLMTFTGIASLVLLGLWDYLNEAAITTFSVLGLFSSQAAGILSTLLAAEVIPTTVRGRGLGLIMALGALGGLSGPAQRLHMGHGAFLQHVVLAACALLCILSIMLLPETKRKLLPEVLRDGELCRRPSLLRQPPPNRCDHVPLLATPNPAL, encoded by the exons ATGGGCAGCAGCCTGTCGCTGGCCGTGCCCCCCGGCCCCCTCAGCTTTGAGGCGCTGCTCGCCCAGGTGGGGGCGCTGGGCGGCGGCCAGCAGCTGCAGCTCGGCCTCTGCTGCCTGCCGGTGCTCTTCGTGGCGCTGGGCATGGCCTCGGACCCCATCTTCACGCTGGCGCCCCCACTGCACTGCCACTACGGGGGCTTCGCTCCTAACGCCTCCGGCTGGGAGCAGCCCCCCAACGCCAGCGGCGTCAGCGTCGCCAGCGCGGCCCTAGCAGCCAGCGCCGCCAGCCGCATCGCCACCAGTACAGACCCCTCCTGCAGCGGCTTCGCTCCCCCGGACTTCAACCATTGTCTCAAGGACTGGGACTATAACGGCCTGCCAGTGCTCACTACCAACGCCATCGGCCAG TGGGATCTGGTGTGTGACTTGGGCTGGCAAGTGATCCTGGAGCAGATCCTTTTCATCTTGGGCTTTGCATCCGGCTACTTGTTCCTGGGCTATCCTGCCGACAG GTTTGGCCGTCGAGGAATTGTGCTACTGACCTTGGGGCTAGTGGGCCCCTGTGGAGTGGGAGGGGCTGCTGCAGGCTCCTCCACAGGCGTCATGGCCCTCCGATTCCTCCTGGGCTTTCTGCTTGCTGGTGTTGACCTTGGGGTCTACTTGATGC GCCTGGAGCTGTGTGACCCAACCCAGAGGCTTCGGGTGGCCCTGGCAGGAGAGTTGGTGGGAGTTGGGGGGCACTTCCTGTTTCTGGGCCTGGCCCTTGTCTCTAAGGACTGGCGATTTCTGCAGCGAATGATCACGGCTCCCTGCATCCTCTTCCTGTTTTATGG CTGGCCTGGTCTGTTTCTGGAGTCTGCACGGTGGCTGATAGTAAAGCGACAGATTGAGGAGGCCCAATCTGTGCTGAGGATCCTGGCTGAGAGGAACCGGCCCCATGGGCAGATGCTGGGAGAAGAGGCCCAGGAAGCTCTGCAAG ACCTGGAGAACAACTGCCCTCTCCCTGCAACATCCTCCTTTTCCTTCACCTCCCTGCTCAACTACCGCAACATCTGGAAAAATCTGCTTATCCTGGGCTTCACCAA CTTTATTGCCCATGCCATTCGCCACTGCTACCAGCCTGTGGGTGGCGGCGGGAGCCCATCGGACTTctacctgtgttccctgctgGCCAGCGGCACAGCTGCCCTGGCCTGCATCTTCCTGGGGGTCACCGTGGACCGATTTGGCCGCCGGGGCATCCTGCTTCTCTTGATGACCTTCACTGGCATTGCATCCCTGGTCCTGCTGGGCCTGTGGGATT ATCTGAACGAGGCCGCCATCACCACCTTCTCTGTGCTTGGCCTCTTCTCCTCCCAAGCTGCTGGCATCCTCAGCACCCTCCTTGCTGCTGAAGTCATCCCGACCACTGTGCG GGGTCGAGGCCTGGGCCTGATCATGGCGCTGGGGGCTCTCGGAGGGCTGAGTGGCCCAGCCCAGCGCCTCCACATGGGCCATGGAGCCTTCCTGCAGCACGTGGTGCTGGCGGCCTGTGCCCTCCTCTGCATCCTCAGCATTATGCTCCTGCCAGAGACCAAACGCAAACTACTGCCTGAGGTGCTCCGGGACGGGGAGCTGTGCCGACGGCCTTCCCTGCTGCGGCAGCCGCCCCCTAACCGCTGTGACCACGTCCCACTGCTTGCCACCCCCAACCCTGCCCTCTGA
- the LOC118911953 gene encoding polyadenylate-binding protein 2 isoform X1, translating to MAAAAAAAAAAGAAGGRGSGPGRRRHLVPGAGGEAGEGAPGGAGDYGNGLESEELEPEELLLEPEPEPEPEEEPPRPRAPPGAPGPGPGSGAPGSQEEEEEPGLVEGDPGDGAIEDPELEAIKARVREMEEEAEKLKELQNEVEKQMNMSPPPGNAGPVIMSIEEKMEADARSIYVGNVDYGATAEELEAHFHGCGSVNRVTILCDKFSGHPKGFAYIEFSDKESVRTSLALDESLFRGRQIKVIPKRTNRPGISTTDRGFPRARYRARTTNYNSSRSRFYSGFNSRPRGRVYRGRARATSWYSPY from the exons atggcggcggcggcggcggcggcagcagcagcGGGGGCTGCGGGCGGTCGGGGCTCCGGGCCGGGGCGGCGGCGCCATCTTGTGCCCGGGGCCGGTGGGGAGGCCGGGGAGGGGGCCCCGGGGGGCGCAGGGGACTACGGGAACGGCCTGGAGTCTGAGGAACTGGAGCCTGAGGAGCTGCTGCTGGAGCCTGAGCCGGAGCCCGAGCCCGAAGAGGAACCGCCCCGGCCCCGCGCCCCCCCGGGAGCTCCGGGCCCTGGGCCTGGCTCGGGGGCCCCCGgcagccaggaggaggaggaggagcccggACTGGTTGAGGGTGACCCGGGGGACGGCGCCATTGAGGACCCG GAGCTGGAAGCGATCAAAGCACGAGTCAGGGAGATGGAGGAAGAAGCTGAGAAGCTAAAGGAGCTACAGAACGAGGTAGAGAAGCAGATGAATATGAGTCCACCGCCAGGCAATG ctgGCCCAGTGATCATGTCCATTGAAGAGAAGATGGAGGCTGATGCTCGTTCCATCTATGTTGGCAAT GTGGACTATGGTGCAACAGCAGAAGAGCTGGAAGCACACTTTCATGGCTGTGGTTCAGTCAACCGTGTTACCATACTCTGTGACAAATTTAGTGGCCATCCCAAAGG GTTTGCATATATAGAGTTCTCAGACAAAGAGTCAGTGAGGACTTCCTTGGCCTTGGATGAGTCTTTATTTAGAGGAAGACAGATCAAG GTGATCCCAAAACGAACCAACAGACCAGGCATCAGCACGACAGACCGGGGTTTCCCACGAGCCCGATACCGTGCCCGGACCACCAACTACAACAGTTCCCGTTCTCGATTCTACAGTGGTTTTAACAGCAGGCCCCGGGGTCGCGTCTACAG GGGCCGGGCTAGAGCGACATCATGGTATTCCCCTTACTAA
- the LOC118911953 gene encoding polyadenylate-binding protein 2 isoform X2, protein MAAAAAAAAAAGAAGGRGSGPGRRRHLVPGAGGEAGEGAPGGAGDYGNGLESEELEPEELLLEPEPEPEPEEEPPRPRAPPGAPGPGPGSGAPGSQEEEEEPGLVEGDPGDGAIEDPELEAIKARVREMEEEAEKLKELQNEVEKQMNMSPPPGNAGPVIMSIEEKMEADARSIYVGNVDYGATAEELEAHFHGCGSVNRVTILCDKFSGHPKGFAYIEFSDKESVRTSLALDESLFRGRQIKVIPKRTNRPGISTTDRGFPRARYRARTTNYNSSRSRFYSGFNSRPRGRVYRSG, encoded by the exons atggcggcggcggcggcggcggcagcagcagcGGGGGCTGCGGGCGGTCGGGGCTCCGGGCCGGGGCGGCGGCGCCATCTTGTGCCCGGGGCCGGTGGGGAGGCCGGGGAGGGGGCCCCGGGGGGCGCAGGGGACTACGGGAACGGCCTGGAGTCTGAGGAACTGGAGCCTGAGGAGCTGCTGCTGGAGCCTGAGCCGGAGCCCGAGCCCGAAGAGGAACCGCCCCGGCCCCGCGCCCCCCCGGGAGCTCCGGGCCCTGGGCCTGGCTCGGGGGCCCCCGgcagccaggaggaggaggaggagcccggACTGGTTGAGGGTGACCCGGGGGACGGCGCCATTGAGGACCCG GAGCTGGAAGCGATCAAAGCACGAGTCAGGGAGATGGAGGAAGAAGCTGAGAAGCTAAAGGAGCTACAGAACGAGGTAGAGAAGCAGATGAATATGAGTCCACCGCCAGGCAATG ctgGCCCAGTGATCATGTCCATTGAAGAGAAGATGGAGGCTGATGCTCGTTCCATCTATGTTGGCAAT GTGGACTATGGTGCAACAGCAGAAGAGCTGGAAGCACACTTTCATGGCTGTGGTTCAGTCAACCGTGTTACCATACTCTGTGACAAATTTAGTGGCCATCCCAAAGG GTTTGCATATATAGAGTTCTCAGACAAAGAGTCAGTGAGGACTTCCTTGGCCTTGGATGAGTCTTTATTTAGAGGAAGACAGATCAAG GTGATCCCAAAACGAACCAACAGACCAGGCATCAGCACGACAGACCGGGGTTTCCCACGAGCCCGATACCGTGCCCGGACCACCAACTACAACAGTTCCCGTTCTCGATTCTACAGTGGTTTTAACAGCAGGCCCCGGGGTCGCGTCTACAGGTCAGGATAG